One stretch of Scatophagus argus isolate fScaArg1 chromosome 18, fScaArg1.pri, whole genome shotgun sequence DNA includes these proteins:
- the ube2wb gene encoding probable ubiquitin-conjugating enzyme E2 W-B isoform X1 translates to MRGGGGSIMASMQKRLQKELLALQNDPPPGMTLNEKSVQNTITQWIVDMEGAPGTLYEGEKFQLLFKFSSRYPFDSPQVMFTGENIPVHPHVYSNGHICLSILTEDWSPALSVQSVCLSIISMLSSCKEKRRPPDNSFYVRTCNKNPKKTKWWYHDDTC, encoded by the exons AtgcggggaggggggggttccATCATGGCGTCGATGCAG AAAAGGCTACAAAAGGAATTATTAGCCCTGCAAAATGATCCACCCCCAGGAATGACTCTTAACGAGAAAAGCGTACAGAACACCATTACACA GTGGATTGTAGACATGGAAGGAGCACCTGGCACACTGTATGAAGGAGAGAAATTTCAGCTGCTTTTCAAATTTAGTAGTCGATATCCCTTTGATTCACCTCAG GTAATGTTCACAGGAGAGAATATACCTGTCCACCCTCATGTGTATAGTAACggtcacatctgtctgtctattcTAACGGAAGATTGGTCACCAGCCCTCTCAGTGCAATCAGTTTGTCTTAGCATTATCAGCATGTTGTCCAGCTGCAAAGAAAAG AGACGACCGCCTGATAACTCCTTTTATGTAAGAACGTGTAACAAAAATCCAAAGAAGACAAAATGGTGGTATCACG ATGATACATGCTAA
- the ube2wb gene encoding probable ubiquitin-conjugating enzyme E2 W-B isoform X2: MTLNEKSVQNTITQWIVDMEGAPGTLYEGEKFQLLFKFSSRYPFDSPQVMFTGENIPVHPHVYSNGHICLSILTEDWSPALSVQSVCLSIISMLSSCKEKRRPPDNSFYVRTCNKNPKKTKWWYHDDTC; the protein is encoded by the exons ATGACTCTTAACGAGAAAAGCGTACAGAACACCATTACACA GTGGATTGTAGACATGGAAGGAGCACCTGGCACACTGTATGAAGGAGAGAAATTTCAGCTGCTTTTCAAATTTAGTAGTCGATATCCCTTTGATTCACCTCAG GTAATGTTCACAGGAGAGAATATACCTGTCCACCCTCATGTGTATAGTAACggtcacatctgtctgtctattcTAACGGAAGATTGGTCACCAGCCCTCTCAGTGCAATCAGTTTGTCTTAGCATTATCAGCATGTTGTCCAGCTGCAAAGAAAAG AGACGACCGCCTGATAACTCCTTTTATGTAAGAACGTGTAACAAAAATCCAAAGAAGACAAAATGGTGGTATCACG ATGATACATGCTAA